A region from the Microcella frigidaquae genome encodes:
- a CDS encoding glycoside hydrolase family 2 TIM barrel-domain containing protein has protein sequence MTADALPSVPRPAAPHPLDDVRPAPGALAPVATVDTDAPVLSLDGLWRFRWAPSARAAELDAAGRSVEHPDFDDSAWGGIAVPSSFTMPVHDATVGGPHGAPAYTNVKYPFPLDPPNPPDENPIGDHRLRFSADPAFIASAERAQLRFEGIEGAGDVWLNGTFVGSTRGSRLPTVFEVGDLLAASNVLVVRVHTFSAASYLEDQDEWWNPGIIRSVTLRARPAHAIDDVRAEAAWGPSGASLRVDVRAASDAPITAEIAELGLTVTPGIEVAVPDAQPWSAESPQLYTLRVSSGPAEAGGETVETRIGFRTVAIVDGVFQVNGAPVQLRGVNRHEHHPDFGRAVPYETLVRDLHLMKRHNVNAIRTSHYPPHPDLLDLADKLGFWVIDECDLETHGFGDVGWRENPTDGPQWEAALRDRAARMVERDKNHPSIILWSLGNEAGVGRNLAAMADEIRGRDATRPLHYEGDQASVDVDVWSRMYASHADVELIGQGLEPPLGDDPWVKLGPDNDPVALHERRRGMPFVLCEYVHAMGTGPGGMTEYQELFDRYPRLMGGFVWEWLEHGIHRALPGGGTGTFYGGDFGEPLHDGNFVIDGLIAADRTPRAQLADLAAVFSPVVLDLDAEAGVLRVRSRLDHTDTSRYAFHFRVESTVVNGAAGWLVLEPVPPRETREFALADDLLALVRTPGVVVTVEASESDDTAWAPRGWVVARAQVVTTGAADVRPVELTAASILSLSDLVIDDATGAVTALGSQAVEDWRLELWRAPIDNDRGAGWDTGGAPSDAERWESLGLDRLRSRLVSLERTPERVEVVTRIGAAALDWSLTATWVFTAESGALRLAVDLQPHVPEGVDLRWARAGVSFALPGLVDEVRWFGRGPGPAYPDTGQAAHWGWFTRTLDGMLERTVRPQESGARADVRWARLAGASSGPSSALEVVAPEGVALTVRPWSTETLAATTHDHLLVRDARTHIVLDLAQHGAGTAACGPGVLPQYQLHARPLRGVLEFRVS, from the coding sequence ATGACTGCGGATGCTCTGCCGTCCGTTCCCCGCCCCGCCGCCCCGCACCCGCTCGACGACGTGCGCCCCGCGCCGGGCGCGCTCGCGCCGGTGGCGACCGTCGACACCGATGCGCCCGTGCTCAGCCTCGACGGGCTGTGGCGGTTCCGCTGGGCTCCGAGTGCCCGGGCGGCCGAGCTCGACGCGGCGGGTCGTTCGGTCGAGCATCCGGATTTCGATGACAGTGCCTGGGGCGGCATCGCGGTGCCCTCGAGCTTCACGATGCCGGTGCACGATGCGACGGTCGGCGGGCCGCACGGCGCTCCCGCCTATACGAACGTGAAGTACCCCTTCCCGCTCGACCCGCCGAACCCGCCCGACGAGAACCCGATCGGCGACCACCGGCTGCGGTTCTCCGCTGACCCCGCGTTCATCGCGTCGGCCGAGCGGGCGCAGCTGCGCTTCGAGGGCATCGAGGGCGCCGGCGACGTGTGGCTCAACGGCACCTTCGTCGGCTCGACGCGCGGCAGCCGCCTGCCGACCGTGTTCGAGGTCGGCGATCTGCTCGCCGCCTCGAACGTTCTGGTGGTGCGCGTGCACACCTTCAGCGCCGCGTCGTACCTGGAGGACCAGGACGAGTGGTGGAACCCCGGCATCATCCGCTCGGTGACCCTGCGGGCGCGGCCCGCGCACGCGATCGACGACGTGCGCGCGGAGGCGGCGTGGGGGCCGAGCGGCGCGAGCCTGCGGGTCGACGTGCGCGCGGCATCCGACGCCCCGATCACGGCGGAGATCGCGGAACTGGGGCTGACGGTGACGCCCGGTATCGAGGTCGCGGTTCCGGATGCTCAGCCGTGGTCGGCGGAGAGCCCCCAGCTGTACACGCTCCGCGTGTCGAGCGGCCCGGCCGAAGCCGGCGGCGAGACGGTCGAGACCCGCATCGGCTTCCGCACGGTGGCGATCGTCGACGGCGTCTTCCAGGTCAACGGCGCCCCCGTGCAGCTGCGCGGCGTCAACCGCCACGAGCACCACCCCGACTTCGGGCGGGCCGTGCCGTACGAGACGCTCGTGCGCGACCTGCACCTCATGAAGCGGCACAACGTCAACGCCATCCGCACCTCGCACTACCCGCCGCACCCCGACCTGCTCGACCTCGCCGACAAGCTCGGCTTCTGGGTGATCGACGAGTGCGACCTCGAGACGCACGGCTTCGGCGACGTCGGCTGGCGCGAGAACCCCACCGACGGCCCGCAGTGGGAGGCCGCCCTGCGCGACCGCGCCGCGCGCATGGTCGAGCGCGACAAGAACCACCCGAGCATCATCCTGTGGTCGCTCGGCAACGAGGCCGGGGTCGGCCGCAACCTCGCCGCGATGGCCGACGAGATCCGCGGCCGCGACGCCACCCGTCCGCTGCACTACGAGGGCGACCAGGCGAGTGTCGATGTGGACGTGTGGAGCCGCATGTACGCCTCGCACGCCGATGTCGAGCTCATCGGGCAGGGCCTCGAGCCGCCGCTCGGCGACGACCCCTGGGTGAAGCTCGGCCCCGACAACGACCCGGTCGCCCTGCACGAGCGGCGTCGCGGCATGCCGTTCGTGCTGTGCGAGTACGTGCACGCGATGGGCACGGGCCCCGGCGGCATGACCGAGTACCAGGAGCTGTTCGACCGCTACCCGCGCCTGATGGGCGGGTTCGTCTGGGAATGGCTCGAGCACGGCATTCACCGCGCGCTGCCCGGTGGTGGCACGGGCACGTTCTACGGCGGCGACTTCGGCGAGCCCCTGCACGACGGAAACTTCGTCATCGACGGACTCATCGCCGCCGACCGCACGCCGCGCGCGCAACTCGCTGACCTCGCGGCCGTCTTCTCGCCGGTCGTTCTTGATCTGGATGCGGAGGCCGGAGTGCTGCGCGTGCGCAGCCGCCTCGACCACACCGACACCTCTCGGTATGCGTTCCACTTCCGTGTCGAGTCAACCGTGGTCAACGGCGCGGCCGGATGGCTCGTGCTCGAGCCGGTGCCGCCGCGCGAGACCCGCGAGTTCGCACTTGCGGACGATCTGCTCGCGCTCGTGCGTACTCCCGGTGTGGTCGTGACGGTCGAAGCCTCGGAGTCCGACGACACGGCGTGGGCTCCGCGCGGCTGGGTCGTGGCGCGAGCGCAGGTCGTGACCACAGGAGCCGCGGATGTTCGGCCGGTTGAGCTGACGGCGGCGAGCATCCTGTCGCTGAGTGATCTGGTGATCGATGACGCGACCGGTGCGGTTACCGCGCTCGGCTCGCAGGCTGTGGAGGACTGGCGGCTCGAACTCTGGCGCGCGCCGATCGACAACGATCGCGGTGCGGGCTGGGACACGGGCGGGGCGCCGTCGGATGCTGAGCGCTGGGAGTCCCTGGGCCTCGACCGCTTGCGCTCACGCCTGGTGTCGCTCGAGCGCACGCCCGAGCGCGTCGAGGTCGTGACGCGCATCGGCGCGGCCGCGCTCGACTGGAGCCTCACGGCCACGTGGGTCTTCACGGCCGAGTCGGGCGCGCTGCGCCTCGCGGTCGACCTGCAGCCGCACGTGCCCGAGGGCGTCGACCTGCGCTGGGCGCGAGCGGGCGTCTCGTTCGCGCTGCCCGGCCTCGTCGACGAGGTGCGCTGGTTCGGCCGCGGCCCCGGCCCGGCCTACCCCGACACGGGCCAGGCCGCGCACTGGGGCTGGTTCACCCGAACCCTCGACGGCATGCTCGAGCGCACGGTGCGCCCGCAGGAGTCGGGGGCCCGCGCCGATGTGCGCTGGGCCCGGCTGGCCGGCGCGTCGAGTGGCCCCTCGTCGGCGCTTGAGGTCGTCGCCCCGGAGGGCGTGGCGCTGACCGTGCGCCCGTGGTCGACCGAGACCCTCGCCGCGACGACGCACGATCACCTGCTGGTTCGGGATGCCCGCACCCACATCGTGCTCGACCTCGCGCAGCACGGCGCGGGCACAGCCGCCTGCGGGCCGGGCGTACTGCCGCAGTACCAGCTGCACGCGCGCCCGCTGCGCGGGGTGCTGGAGTTCCGCGTCAGCTGA
- the crcB gene encoding fluoride efflux transporter CrcB produces the protein MTPLLVLAVAVGGALGAVLRHLAAVVLTSGSLSGRGRIPWGVLAVNVVGSFIAGLALGLPLDPTWKHIILTGFCGGLTTFSTLSVDTLQLILDGKRRAAAVSVLLNLALGIPAMLLGLGLAASLRLG, from the coding sequence GTGACCCCGCTGCTGGTGCTCGCCGTCGCCGTGGGCGGAGCCCTCGGCGCCGTGCTGCGTCACCTCGCGGCAGTGGTCCTCACGTCGGGGAGTCTCTCGGGCCGCGGCCGCATTCCGTGGGGCGTGCTCGCGGTCAACGTCGTAGGGTCGTTCATCGCCGGGCTCGCGCTGGGCCTGCCCCTCGACCCGACCTGGAAGCACATCATCCTGACCGGATTCTGCGGCGGCCTCACGACCTTCAGCACGCTGTCGGTCGACACCCTGCAACTGATCCTTGACGGCAAGCGCCGCGCGGCCGCGGTGAGCGTGCTGCTCAACCTCGCGCTCGGCATCCCAGCCATGCTCCTCGGCCTCGGCCTCGCGGCTAGCCTCCGATTGGGGTGA
- a CDS encoding fluoride efflux transporter FluC, whose translation MSSAPSVSVRRVSALELAAVFVGGLIGTSLRLLIDLALAHDLDEFALSTLLVNTLGAFALGVLVAALWPRVPGWVRAGLGPGILGSFTTFSALAVSVVALTQAGDLVGAVLTVVLSIGLGMLAAWSGLTLGARLGGLGSRGSAASPAGGAGDGDRETPESKDVDR comes from the coding sequence ATGAGTTCGGCGCCTTCCGTCAGCGTGCGGCGGGTCTCGGCGCTCGAGCTCGCGGCCGTGTTCGTCGGTGGCCTGATCGGCACGAGTCTGCGCCTGCTCATCGACCTCGCGCTGGCGCACGATCTCGACGAGTTCGCGCTCAGCACCCTGCTCGTCAACACCCTCGGAGCCTTCGCGCTCGGCGTGCTGGTCGCGGCCCTGTGGCCGCGCGTGCCGGGGTGGGTGCGGGCGGGGCTGGGCCCGGGCATCCTGGGGTCGTTCACGACGTTCTCGGCGCTCGCGGTCTCGGTTGTCGCGCTGACCCAGGCGGGCGATCTCGTCGGTGCGGTGCTGACCGTGGTGCTGAGCATCGGGCTCGGGATGCTCGCCGCGTGGTCCGGCCTCACCCTCGGTGCCCGGCTCGGGGGCCTGGGGTCGCGCGGCTCTGCCGCCTCGCCAGCGGGCGGCGCGGGTGATGGCGACCGAGAGACTCCCGAATCCAAGGACGTCGACCGGTGA
- a CDS encoding helix-turn-helix transcriptional regulator, with amino-acid sequence MSPAVFGHGHLRLYLLHVLSERPMHGYEIIQALKDRFGGTYVPSAGTIYPRLAKLEAEGLVTKQSDGRKTVYALTDAGRQELEDRRDELDGIEAGLGDSVRRLADEVRSSVTEAMSTLRAELAAAARDARDELRPAADAAREAARETARDATTAARDAADAVRDATASMHSTITEERSDARAQVQRAEVLLAEFRQDARTELRAAAARGAELRATVDELERSLAAVRESLRDTLR; translated from the coding sequence GTGAGCCCCGCGGTGTTCGGCCACGGGCACCTGCGGCTGTACCTGCTGCACGTGCTCAGTGAGCGGCCGATGCACGGCTACGAGATCATCCAGGCGCTGAAAGACCGGTTCGGCGGCACCTATGTGCCGTCGGCGGGCACGATCTACCCGCGGCTGGCGAAGCTGGAGGCCGAGGGGCTGGTGACGAAGCAGTCGGATGGCCGCAAGACGGTCTACGCCCTGACCGATGCCGGGCGGCAGGAGCTCGAGGATCGCCGTGACGAGCTCGACGGCATCGAGGCCGGGCTCGGCGATTCGGTGCGCCGGCTCGCCGATGAGGTGCGGTCGTCGGTGACGGAGGCGATGTCGACGCTGCGGGCCGAGCTCGCGGCGGCGGCGCGCGATGCGCGGGACGAGTTGCGCCCGGCGGCGGATGCGGCCCGCGAGGCCGCGCGCGAGACCGCACGCGATGCGACCACGGCCGCTCGTGATGCGGCCGACGCCGTGCGGGATGCGACCGCCTCGATGCACTCGACGATCACCGAGGAGCGCTCGGATGCCCGCGCCCAGGTGCAGCGCGCCGAGGTGCTGCTGGCCGAGTTCCGGCAGGATGCCCGCACCGAGCTGCGCGCAGCCGCGGCCCGCGGGGCCGAGCTGCGCGCCACGGTCGACGAGCTCGAGCGGTCGCTCGCCGCGGTGCGCGAGAGCCTGCGCGACACGCTGCGCTGA
- a CDS encoding DUF4097 family beta strand repeat-containing protein, giving the protein MAQETWIVTEPTVIDLELVRALKVGLIGGQVDIVAHDEPGARVAVHSVAGRDLKVSLEGDTLVVDHPQLKWETFFDNFRLFSGKARADVSILVPRVTAVTLSVVAAEAMVSGVHGTTTVNTVNGDVVLDGLVGDLTVHAVTGEVGVRDHRGDLSIQTVGGDVVVSGEIPRFSCDGVSADVVADLRGTPDRIKNSSVSGDLTVRLDAGVPAQYVISTLTGRLQLDDAQITGVKGTYSGRYGQLAGTFTELKANSVSGDVSVVHTERSASAAAESADAASADAEASS; this is encoded by the coding sequence ATGGCCCAGGAGACGTGGATCGTCACCGAACCCACCGTCATCGACCTCGAACTGGTGCGCGCCCTCAAGGTGGGGCTCATCGGCGGCCAGGTCGACATCGTCGCCCACGACGAGCCCGGCGCCCGCGTGGCCGTGCACAGCGTGGCCGGCCGCGACCTCAAGGTCTCGCTCGAGGGCGACACCCTCGTGGTCGACCACCCGCAGTTGAAGTGGGAGACCTTCTTCGACAACTTCCGCCTCTTCAGCGGCAAGGCGCGCGCCGACGTGAGCATCCTCGTGCCCCGCGTCACCGCGGTGACGCTCAGCGTCGTGGCGGCCGAGGCCATGGTCAGCGGCGTGCACGGCACGACGACGGTCAACACCGTGAACGGCGATGTCGTGCTCGACGGACTCGTCGGCGACCTCACCGTGCACGCCGTGACGGGCGAGGTGGGCGTGCGCGACCACCGCGGCGACCTCAGCATTCAGACGGTGGGCGGCGACGTCGTCGTCTCGGGCGAGATCCCACGGTTCAGCTGCGACGGGGTCTCGGCCGACGTCGTCGCCGACCTGCGGGGAACCCCCGACCGCATCAAGAACAGCAGCGTCTCGGGCGACCTGACGGTGCGGCTGGATGCGGGGGTTCCCGCGCAGTACGTGATCAGCACCCTCACCGGCCGGCTGCAGCTCGACGACGCGCAGATCACGGGCGTGAAGGGCACCTACTCGGGGCGCTACGGGCAGCTCGCCGGAACCTTCACGGAGCTCAAGGCCAACTCGGTGTCGGGCGACGTGTCGGTCGTGCACACGGAGCGCTCCGCATCCGCCGCCGCGGAGTCGGCCGACGCGGCCAGCGCCGACGCCGAGGCCTCGTCGTGA
- a CDS encoding MerR family transcriptional regulator: protein MEWSIQQLARLSGVTSRTLRHYDDLGLLPPTRVGANGYRYYDQAALVRLQRILLLRELGLGLPAIAEVLDGQTDDVAALATHRRLLEQERDRVDRLIASVTTTIERLEGGEQLMAEEAFDGFDHTVYKEEVEQRWGADAYARSDRWWRGLGAEGQAAFRAEAAAIQTGFAAAHAAGTPAGDPAVQALAARHYAWVRAGWGDVAPSAEAYLGLGDMYVADPRFAKHYGGAEGAEYVREAMGVYAASELA, encoded by the coding sequence ATGGAGTGGTCCATCCAGCAGCTCGCCCGCCTGTCGGGCGTCACGAGCCGCACCCTGCGGCACTACGACGACCTCGGGCTGCTGCCGCCGACCCGCGTCGGCGCGAACGGCTACCGGTACTACGACCAGGCCGCGCTCGTGCGCCTGCAGCGCATCCTGCTGCTGCGCGAGCTGGGTCTGGGGCTGCCGGCGATCGCCGAGGTGCTCGACGGCCAGACCGATGACGTCGCCGCCCTGGCGACGCACCGCCGGCTGCTCGAGCAGGAGCGCGACCGGGTCGACCGGTTGATCGCGAGCGTGACCACGACCATCGAGCGACTGGAAGGAGGTGAACAACTGATGGCAGAAGAAGCATTCGACGGTTTCGACCACACCGTCTACAAGGAGGAGGTCGAGCAGCGCTGGGGTGCCGACGCCTACGCCCGCAGCGACCGCTGGTGGCGCGGGCTCGGTGCCGAGGGCCAGGCGGCGTTCCGCGCCGAGGCCGCGGCGATCCAGACCGGGTTCGCGGCGGCGCACGCGGCGGGCACACCCGCCGGTGACCCCGCGGTGCAGGCGCTCGCCGCGCGGCACTACGCGTGGGTGCGCGCCGGGTGGGGCGACGTGGCGCCGAGCGCCGAAGCGTACCTCGGGCTCGGCGACATGTACGTCGCCGACCCGCGCTTCGCGAAGCACTACGGCGGCGCCGAGGGCGCGGAGTACGTGCGCGAGGCGATGGGCGTCTACGCGGCGAGCGAGCTCGCGTAG
- a CDS encoding YczE/YyaS/YitT family protein → MTSRSSASSSMAESAGASRRILVRRWGQLLLGLFFYGIAVALLIQANVGLDPWTVFAQGLEVQTGLSIGLIVVLIGFGVLLLWIPIKQKPGIGTVLNVLLIGPVLDLAMLVIETPDQLWAQWLMFAGGLALLAIATGLYIGARFGPGPRDGLMTGAHARFGWKIWKVRTGVEVTVLAIGWLLGGTVGFGTIAFALLIGPMVGVTLPLLRVPEPTRPPAPVPS, encoded by the coding sequence ATGACATCCCGCAGCAGCGCATCGAGCAGCATGGCCGAGAGCGCCGGCGCATCCCGCCGCATCCTCGTCCGCCGCTGGGGCCAGCTGCTGCTGGGCCTGTTCTTCTACGGCATCGCCGTCGCCCTTCTGATCCAGGCGAACGTCGGCCTCGACCCGTGGACGGTCTTCGCGCAGGGCCTCGAGGTGCAGACGGGACTGTCGATCGGCCTGATCGTCGTGCTGATCGGCTTCGGTGTTCTGCTGCTGTGGATCCCGATCAAGCAGAAGCCCGGTATCGGCACCGTGCTCAACGTGCTGCTGATCGGACCGGTGCTCGACCTCGCGATGCTGGTCATCGAGACGCCCGACCAGCTGTGGGCGCAGTGGCTGATGTTCGCCGGCGGGCTCGCGCTGCTGGCAATCGCGACCGGCCTCTACATCGGGGCCCGCTTCGGCCCCGGCCCGCGCGACGGGCTCATGACCGGCGCGCACGCGCGCTTCGGCTGGAAGATCTGGAAGGTGCGCACGGGCGTCGAGGTGACCGTGCTCGCCATCGGCTGGCTGCTCGGCGGCACCGTCGGCTTCGGCACCATCGCGTTCGCGCTGCTCATCGGCCCCATGGTCGGCGTCACCCTGCCGCTGCTGCGCGTGCCGGAACCGACGCGTCCGCCGGCTCCGGTGCCGAGCTAG
- a CDS encoding PLP-dependent aminotransferase family protein, whose amino-acid sequence MAALSARALASQLGDWRPLGATPLYEALADRIRLLILDGRVTLGTRMPAERLLADHEQLSRTTVANAYARLRELGYLRSVRGSGSVARLPALEPGAAPFSTPSIGERPEPGVVDFSKATLPAIPLVAEVAREAAELLPGFLHETGFDAWGLLAVRQAIADRYTARGVPTTVDEVMITLGAQHAIALVARTLLARGDRALIESPSYPHAVEALREAGARLVAVPVTTDGGWDTEALDQVFPRTAPALAYLMTEFHNPTGRTMPAEQRALLLRRAAEAGTVLVVDETMAELGFAPGAVQPPPFAAAALAQPSGPRAEVVTLGSVGKSIWGGVRLGWIRADRDLITRFAHARLAGDLGSPILEQLVLLRLLEQYDRLLDARRADLRAGHALLTIELARRFPTWIVPPVDGGLSLWVNLGQPVSSQLALAARAEGLLVGAGPRFAVDGAFERFLRLPFCLPADTTLAALDLLERAWARVGGSAGAPVAGPDDEVLSAVV is encoded by the coding sequence ATGGCCGCCCTCTCCGCCCGCGCATTGGCCTCTCAGCTGGGCGACTGGCGCCCGCTCGGAGCGACCCCGCTCTACGAGGCGCTCGCCGACCGCATCCGCCTCCTGATCCTCGACGGGCGCGTGACGCTGGGCACACGGATGCCCGCCGAGCGGCTCCTCGCCGACCACGAGCAGCTCAGCCGCACCACGGTCGCCAACGCCTACGCTCGCCTGCGCGAGCTCGGCTACCTGCGCTCGGTCCGCGGATCCGGCAGTGTTGCCCGCCTCCCCGCGCTCGAACCCGGAGCGGCGCCGTTCTCGACCCCGAGCATCGGCGAGCGCCCCGAGCCGGGCGTCGTCGACTTCTCGAAGGCGACCTTGCCGGCGATCCCTCTCGTCGCGGAAGTCGCGCGCGAAGCCGCCGAGCTGCTGCCCGGCTTCTTGCACGAGACCGGGTTCGACGCCTGGGGGCTCCTCGCCGTGCGGCAGGCGATCGCCGACCGCTACACCGCGCGCGGCGTGCCGACGACGGTCGACGAGGTGATGATCACGCTCGGTGCCCAGCACGCGATCGCGCTCGTCGCCCGGACGCTGCTCGCCCGTGGCGACCGTGCCCTCATCGAGTCGCCGAGCTACCCGCACGCCGTCGAGGCCCTCCGCGAGGCGGGTGCCCGGCTGGTCGCCGTGCCGGTCACGACCGATGGCGGCTGGGACACCGAGGCGCTCGACCAGGTGTTTCCCCGCACAGCGCCCGCGCTCGCGTACCTCATGACCGAGTTCCACAATCCGACCGGCCGCACCATGCCGGCCGAGCAGCGCGCCCTGCTGCTCCGCCGCGCGGCCGAAGCCGGCACGGTGCTCGTCGTCGACGAGACGATGGCCGAGCTGGGCTTCGCTCCCGGTGCGGTGCAGCCCCCGCCGTTCGCCGCCGCCGCGCTCGCGCAGCCCTCCGGCCCGCGGGCCGAGGTCGTCACGCTCGGGTCGGTCGGAAAGAGCATCTGGGGCGGCGTGCGCCTCGGCTGGATCCGAGCGGATCGCGACCTCATCACCCGCTTCGCCCACGCTCGTCTCGCCGGTGACCTGGGCTCGCCGATTCTCGAGCAGCTCGTGCTGCTGCGCCTGCTCGAGCAGTACGACCGGCTGCTGGATGCCCGCCGCGCCGATCTCCGCGCCGGCCACGCCCTGCTGACCATCGAGCTGGCGCGTCGCTTCCCGACGTGGATCGTGCCGCCCGTCGACGGCGGCCTCAGCCTCTGGGTGAACCTCGGCCAGCCGGTCAGCTCGCAGCTCGCGCTCGCCGCGCGCGCCGAAGGACTCCTCGTCGGCGCCGGCCCGCGCTTCGCCGTCGACGGAGCGTTCGAGCGGTTCCTCCGTCTGCCGTTCTGCCTGCCGGCCGACACCACACTCGCCGCCCTCGACCTGCTCGAGCGGGCGTGGGCGCGGGTCGGCGGGTCAGCGGGGGCGCCGGTCGCCGGGCCCGACGACGAGGTGCTGAGCGCCGTCGTGTGA